The nucleotide window TGACGTGGCGGGCGGCGTCGGGGACCAGGGGGTCGGACACGGGAAGGGCTCCTCTCAAGCCGTGGGTGTGCTGCAAAGGGCTCAAAGCTAATGCGCCCCGCACGCCCTGGCAGCATCCGTGTGCTCCGGCGCGAGCGGTTGCCGGGCAGTGGACGCCCTCCCCCGCCCCGTCCGTCGGGCGGCGGACGGGCGGCCGGTGCCTCAAAGGCGGAAGGCCGCCCCGGCGTGCGTGCCGGAGGCGGCCTTCCTGGGACTTCTCAGGGGTGAAACAGAGGCGTCAGTAGAACTCGAGCGGGCTCGTGGAGCCCTGCGGCTGCCGGACGGCGCGGGTCACGAAGTCCACGCTGTTGTTGTCCGTGTCCTGCCCGTTGCCCCGGGCGGCGTCCGTGCCTCCCACGGCCATGGTGGTGGAAGTGGAGGTGGACACGGCCTTGCGCTCCAGGCTTCCGCCCACCCCCGGATGGGCAGGGGCCGCGGTGCCCTCGGGGGCATTGCCGGTTCCCCACCCCAGCTTGTCCACGTCCACGTACGTCCCGCTCACGAGCTGCTGGATGCGGACGTGGCCACCGGCGGTCGTGGAGGCCGAGGCGTCGAAGGTGTAACCGACGTCCTTGGTGGCCGTGCCCGTGCCGACGTAGTTCGCCCCGCCCAGGAGGAAGAAGCCGTGGGCGCGGATGACCTTTCCGGCGGGGATGGTGACGGTGGAGCTCCAGGTGGTCCCCGTGGCGGACTTGTAGCTGACCTGCCAGTTGGACAGGTCCACGTCCACGTTCGTCGGGTTGTAGATTTCGATGAACTCGTCCGTCGCAGCGGTGCCAGCGCCGTTGCCGCCGCTGAACTCGCTGATGACCACGTGGTTCGTCAGCGCGGGCTTGCCCACCTGCACCGTGCCCCAGGTGCCCGCGGGCGGAGCCACCTTGCCGTTCTGGTCGCAGTACACCCACGGCGCGCCCGCGTCCGTGAACCGGTAACGGAAGCCATAGCTGTACGTGCCGGCCGTGGGAATCTGGAGGACGGCCTTCATCTCGTCGTTGTTGGAGCCCGGCGTGGTGAAGCCGGGGTTGAAGGCCGCCGCCGTCCACGTCCAGCCCGCCGGGTTGGTGGCGTCCGTGCCGTAGCCCAGCTGCGCCTCGATGCGCGGGTAGAAGTCGTTGCCCTTCGTGTTCCGCGACGTGACGTCGTAGCTGTAGAACTGGCTGAAGATGTCGTAGCTGTCGTTGGGGGTGATGGCCGCCGGGTACGTGCCGTCCGGCGACGGGAACGTCTTCGGGTACTGGATGGCGCAGTAGTTGACCGGCTTCTCCACGTTCAGGCCGCAGTCGTCGTTGGCCTGGCCCGGCGTGCCCCGGTCCCCGCCCGACAGGCTGCCGGTGGAGTCACACCAGTACCAGGCGTGGCTGCTGCCCTTCGTCCCGATGATGCTGGACGCGAGGCTCATGGCCCGGCCCGTCGTCTGGGGGAACGCGCTCGTGTACGTCAGGCTGTCCACCGTCACCGAGCCCTGCTTGAGCGTGATGGAACCGGTGCTGTCCATGGACTTGTCCGTGCCCCAGGCGTCGTTCGCCGCCACGCCACCGTTGGTGCCGAAGTTCGCGTTCTGCGCGAGCACCGTGCGGCCCCCCGCCGGCACCAGCAGCGCGTGGCCGTGGTTCACCGTGATGGACGTGGCCGTGCCCGCGCCGTCCACCAGGTCCACCACCAGGCCGTTGGCGTCCAGCAGCTTCGACGTGGTGTTGGTCAGCTCCAGGTACTCGGTGGTGCCCGCGAACGGCGAGTGCATCACCTCCGAGAGGACCAGCTCGCCCGCGCCCGGGTGCGGCGCGTTGGCGCACGCGCCCGCGTAGCAGACCGCGTCCGCGCCGGGGCAGGCCTGGAGCGTCGTCTCGCCGTCCACGCAGGTCGGCGCGCCGTTCTGCACCACGCACACCGACGCGTAGACCTCCAGCGACGTGCCGTCCTCCGCGCACTGGGACGCGGGCGGCGTGCACACGTAGCCGCTGCACGGGTTGGTGGTCGCGGTGCTCGCGGTGGCCAGCGCGCTGGCGTTGTCCGCGCCGTCGAACGCCTTCAGCGCGAAGTGGTACGTCGTGGCCTCCGTCAGGCCGGTCACGGTGAAGGACTCCGCCGCGCCCGCCGTCTTCGGCGCCGCCACGCCCGTCACGAGCGTGGCCGAGTCGAAGTTGGCGTCGGTGATGGCGGCCGTGGCGTAGCGCAGCTCGTAGCGAGCGGCCGTGCCCAGGGCGCCGTCATCGCCCGGCGCCTGCCAGTCCAGCCGGATGCTGGCGCCGTCCACCGCCGTCGCGCTGAAGCCCGCCGCGGCGGCCGGTGCCTGCGTGTCGAAGATGATCAGGTCCGCGGACGTGATGTCCTGGAACTCGTCCGCGCTCGCCTGGAACTGGTAGGTGCCCTCGTCATTGACGCTGAGCTCAGCGAAGGTGGCCACGCCGCCCACGGTGGTGCGCGTGGGGAGTCCCTGGGCGAAGGTGCCGCCCGCCAGCGCCAGCTGCACGTCCACCGCCGCGTCCGTGACGGTGTTGCCGTAGGCGTCCTGCACCGCGACCTCGATGTCCACCAGCGACTCCCGCACCGCCCCCGTCGTGGGCGCGGAGGCGAAGGTCAGGTGGTCTCCGGAGGCGGGGATGATGGCGTAGGTATGCGAGGCCGTGAGCGACGGGTCCGCCACGTCCTCCGCGGTGACCTCCTGGTCTCCGGCGGTGCGCAACTCCACGCTGAAGGTGTGCCGGCCCTCGTCCAGCAGGGTGAACGTATACGCGCCGGGCAGCACCGCCTGCGCATCCGAGGAGGAGAACGTCACCGTGGACGCGTACTCCTTCGCCACGTTGCCGTAGGTGTCACGCGCCACCAGCTCGTAGCTCAGCGACTGGCCCGCGCCGAAGGGGCCCGCGCTCGCGACGACTTCGAAGGACACGGCCGTGCTGGCGCGCACCTCCGCGTCCACCGTCGCGGTGAGGGCCGGGGTCGCGGTGTCCGTGGCGGTGAGCGACTGCGTGCCCGCCGTCTTGAACACGAGGCCGGAGACGGTCTTCTCGCCCTGGTCCGCCGGGGCGAAGACAGCGTCCGGAGGCAGCTCCGCCTGCGCGTCCGAGGACGTGAAGTGCACCGTGCCGACGTAGTCCGGGATGCGGT belongs to Corallococcus exiguus and includes:
- a CDS encoding lamin tail domain-containing protein, yielding MSPRIAVLARCLGLSVLCLGLSLGCKDSGTPPQPPPEVESVVDAAASKVVVDRPTGVLANGVDAAVVTVTALRKADGSRLSARAVSVTVEGEGASVLESAVITNIQGEAQTRVMSTVPGVKTVKASVKDDTGKMVQLTQTATVEFADVSTVKTLAFRSALPDGVAGEPLKLLVVEVRDGAGAVVTDSTAEVTLSLGSGGIVFPEGQVKVTAVNGVATFPDVVLKKAGGGYHFIANAPGFEPVASTVFSVAPGAVKGVGLDRFLDNVTVGVAEAQEVTLEDLHGNAATNYTGTVTLTSTDAAATLPSHTFTATDAGKFKFQGITFRTAGPQFLTLADSEGAFSFEFRVMVSAAAASKLAFTQQPATRVSTRASLGTVKVAVLDAFGNPVSVTGLAVNLSLPAGAFTLAGTVSAAPVDGVATFTGLSIAGHGTTHLVASAQGLQDVSSADVQVVDDVAPAKPVLTQTGATETGLTVQWTGVGDDGALGQLASQELRYSTSAITTDAAFNAATPVTVAAPVPPGTVQSATLTGLAPGKTYHVALRATDAHGNSARSDSLAVSTVNAAVTQLAFTTQPSNGNAGSALANVAVSLLDSRGDVVPDATTAVTLSLTGQSGFQAVTVAAVDGVATFSGLRVDMAGTFTFTATAGALTQGSQSFTVGAGAAARLVLPAFPDPIDAGDANDVTVSVTDAFGNRIPDYVGTVHFTSSDAQAELPPDAVFAPADQGEKTVSGLVFKTAGTQSLTATDTATPALTATVDAEVRASTAVSFEVVASAGPFGAGQSLSYELVARDTYGNVAKEYASTVTFSSSDAQAVLPGAYTFTLLDEGRHTFSVELRTAGDQEVTAEDVADPSLTASHTYAIIPASGDHLTFASAPTTGAVRESLVDIEVAVQDAYGNTVTDAAVDVQLALAGGTFAQGLPTRTTVGGVATFAELSVNDEGTYQFQASADEFQDITSADLIIFDTQAPAAAAGFSATAVDGASIRLDWQAPGDDGALGTAARYELRYATAAITDANFDSATLVTGVAAPKTAGAAESFTVTGLTEATTYHFALKAFDGADNASALATASTATTNPCSGYVCTPPASQCAEDGTSLEVYASVCVVQNGAPTCVDGETTLQACPGADAVCYAGACANAPHPGAGELVLSEVMHSPFAGTTEYLELTNTTSKLLDANGLVVDLVDGAGTATSITVNHGHALLVPAGGRTVLAQNANFGTNGGVAANDAWGTDKSMDSTGSITLKQGSVTVDSLTYTSAFPQTTGRAMSLASSIIGTKGSSHAWYWCDSTGSLSGGDRGTPGQANDDCGLNVEKPVNYCAIQYPKTFPSPDGTYPAAITPNDSYDIFSQFYSYDVTSRNTKGNDFYPRIEAQLGYGTDATNPAGWTWTAAAFNPGFTTPGSNNDEMKAVLQIPTAGTYSYGFRYRFTDAGAPWVYCDQNGKVAPPAGTWGTVQVGKPALTNHVVISEFSGGNGAGTAATDEFIEIYNPTNVDVDLSNWQVSYKSATGTTWSSTVTIPAGKVIRAHGFFLLGGANYVGTGTATKDVGYTFDASASTTAGGHVRIQQLVSGTYVDVDKLGWGTGNAPEGTAAPAHPGVGGSLERKAVSTSTSTTMAVGGTDAARGNGQDTDNNSVDFVTRAVRQPQGSTSPLEFY